In the genome of Bradyrhizobium sp. CB3481, the window CATGGAAGCCAACGCGTACTGGATGCTCGATGCCGACGCCGGCCAGGAGCCGGGCGGATTTGGCGTCAGCGCATGCCTGCGCGATCTCGGCCGCTTCGGCCTGCTGTCTCTGGAGGACGGCGCGGCGTTCAGTGGCCCGCAGGTGCTGCCATCAGGCTGGCACGATCTCGTTGGCCAGCCCGACAGCGCGCCCACCGGCTTCGGCCGGCTCACGCCCGGCTCTCCCATGGGATACGGTTACCATTGGTGGGCCATGCCGCACGGGCCGACCGGCATCCACGCCGGCGCTTTCCTGGCGGCCGGCTCCTTCGGCCAGTACGTGTATGTCCATCCAGCCGCGCGGGTGGTCGCTGCCGTCCAGAGTGCGTGGCGTCAGCATGAAGACCCCGACGCCAACGCCGGAACCTGGGCACTGCTCGGAGCTGCCCTGCGCGCGCTCCGAGCGACGTAGGCGATGACGGCGATTAGAGTGACAGCTCACTCAATTGGTCCGAAACGTACTTCTGTGAACTTGCGCGCTGAGCCGGTCGAAGACTTTAGGCGGATGGGGGCCTACTCAGCGCGAGCCGTTTGATTGTGCAATGTCGGTACCTATAGTTGGTAAGCGCGGCCACCCAGCGGCGTTTACCGAAGTCGATAGGCTGTTTTCATGGGTTAAACTGACGTCGCAACTGCCGGCGCCCAAGTCAGAAGTGACCCATCTCGGAAGCGGGCGGCCAAGTTTGTTGCGCCGCGATAAAGCCACTTCCGGTAAGCTGGCCTCACCGGCTCCAAAAGGAGATATGTCCATCATGCTGGACCGCATTCTCGATGCAGCAACCGACAACCTCAGGTTCGCGAAGATTCTGGTCCAAATGGGTCTCGATCCGACCAACGTGACCTGGGACGCCATCTTCAACCGCCTGCTGGAAATCTTTCTGCACAACATCACGCTTGCCAATATGTTCGCCCTGGTCGGCGCGATCTTCTTTGTCGCCACATTGCTGACGCACACGATGGTGCCGCTGCGGGTCGCGAACATGATCGGTTGCGCATTCTTCGCCATCTTCGGTGCGCTCACCGGAGCCGTCGCGACCTTTCTTCTTTATCTCCTGATGATTCCCATTAATGCCTACCGTCTCCGTCAAATGCTTGCTCTCGTGAAGAAGGCGCGCACCGCAACACAGGGTGACACTTCGATGGAGTGGCTCAAACCGTTCATGACCGACCGCAAGTATCGCAAGGGCGATATCTTGATGAAGAAAGGTGACGCAGCGAACGAAATGCTGCTGACTGTTACCGGCAAATTCCGGGTCATCGAAATCAATGTCGAACTTCCGCCGGGGCGTTTGATGGGCGAGCTTGGTTTCCTCACGCCCGACAACCGCCGGACCGCGACGATCGAATGTATCGAGGATGGCCGCGTCCTGACTATCAGCTACGAAAAGCTGCTCGAGATCTACTTCCAAAATCCGCAGTTCGGCTATTACTTCCTTGTCTTGACCAGCCAGCGCCTGCTGGAAAATCTCGCGCGGGCCGAAGCCATCATCGCGCAGAACAAGATCGCGCCGCAGCCGCCTTTCGCCAACTGACAGCGGGTCCGGGCGATTGGTCGCGGCCGTCGCCTGCTCCGCCGCCGTCGTCCTAATTCCCACTGGCTTCGCGCGCACCGCGCAGAACTCGAATTCGGGGATCTTTTTTGGACGGATCGAACGGTACCCAACTTAGAGACATCTGCCAGGGTTCGGATGGAGGCTGGTCGCCGGTTGGGTCCGCACTACCGCGTTCCGTTTGCTTACGGCAACCCCGCGATGCGATTCACGAGGCCGTCAAGC includes:
- a CDS encoding cyclic nucleotide-binding domain-containing protein; this encodes MSIMLDRILDAATDNLRFAKILVQMGLDPTNVTWDAIFNRLLEIFLHNITLANMFALVGAIFFVATLLTHTMVPLRVANMIGCAFFAIFGALTGAVATFLLYLLMIPINAYRLRQMLALVKKARTATQGDTSMEWLKPFMTDRKYRKGDILMKKGDAANEMLLTVTGKFRVIEINVELPPGRLMGELGFLTPDNRRTATIECIEDGRVLTISYEKLLEIYFQNPQFGYYFLVLTSQRLLENLARAEAIIAQNKIAPQPPFAN